Genomic window (Aquimarina sp. BL5):
GAAACTCTTAGGCCTCTGCTTTCAACAGAAATGGATATGCAAATCCTGGAAGTATTAACGGATGCTTAAAAATAACATGTACAAATAGAAAACGAATAATTAATAAAGAAAAAATGAAATATTCAATTACAACGTTAGTTTTGACCCTAATAGCGGTATCTGCAATGTCAGCGCAAAATGCAGATCAAATAGTTGACAAAATGATTAATGAATTAGGAGGTAAGAAAGCCTTCTATCGATTGAAAAACGTTACCTACGATGTAGAATACAAAGATCCTAATACTCCAATGTCTCTTAGTAGTAAAGAAACGTATGTTTTTGATAAAGAGCGTTCTTACGCAACGTATTCTGAACATTCCATGCTAGGATCAAAAGGGAATGTAACAGAAGCTTATGATGGAGAAAATGTTTGGGTGAAGTTCAATGGTAAGATTTCTAATGATAAACAAGCAAATGATATCGCAAGATTTTGGAGAAAGACAAATTATTACTGGTTTGCTATGTTCTTTAAACTTCAAGATGAGGGAGTAAACTTACAACACATTGGTAATAAAAAAGTAGAAGGACGTGACTACGATTTGGTAAAAGTTACTTTTGGAAACAATATTGGAGATGCTCAAGACACTTATGTGTTATATGTCAATAAAAGAACAAAACTAGTAGATCAATTATTGTTTACAGTTGTGGCATTTGGCATCACAGAACCAGAGTTATATAAATTTCATTATGAGACAATCGATGGAATTAAAATACCCACAGAACGTGTAGAGATTTCATCCAATTGGAAAGGAGAAATTGTAGGTAAAAAATGGGCAACAACTTATTGGACGAATATCAAGTTTAATACTACTATCGATATGAATATATTTTCCAAATAATTACATAACATTACGATGAACTTGGACCTTTCATGTAAATCATAGTATCAATTTTAATTTTATTATTAATCGTGTGATGATTTTGAAAAAAAATAGAATCAATACACATATATTTATTCGCTTAAGACAAATCTATTATGTATAAAACCATCTTTCTAGGAATTGTTTCGTGCCTTTGTACTAGTAATTTAATAGCTCAAAATCAAGACGAGCAAGCTTTTATTGCTGAAGGTGTTGAGGTTACCGAGTTTTACCAATTTAATGAAAGCCAAAATAAAAAAGAACCTAAAGAACTACTTATTGGGTTAATTTTTGCTCCCTTTGCAGCTACAACATTTGAAGGAGACCCTCCATTCTCAACAGATACTTCCCTGTTTTTAACCGCTGCAATAGCAAAAGGTGACTGGTCTTTTGCTCCATATTATAACTTTGGTTCTAATAGTGCAGGAGCTTTTTTAACCTACAGTATTATAGATCAATTAGGCACTTATATTGCTTCGGACAAGTCATTTACCGGAAATACAGGAACATATTCTTTGGGTTTTACTACGCCAATACTTCAAGACTATATTCAAGGTTATATCGAAATTGGTGGTACCTATGGAGATGATGCAACTGCGTTTTTTGGAGTAGGTCTTTATTTTAATATTCTTAAATCTGTTAAATCTTGGTAGTTACTTTATGAAAAAATAGTTGAGCTAATAATCCATAACTACGAATTTTTATTCCGATGCAAAAAACAACTATGATGTAAGAAAGATGATGTATTTAATAACAAACTCACTGTTAATAATTTTAAAATTTAATTAAAGCGAAATGAATCTATTTGAAGAATATAATCTTGGTGATATTGAACTAAAGAACCGAGTAGTAATGGCTCCGTTAACGCGATCGAGAGCTGAAAATAATATTCCTAACGAACTAATGGCCAAGTATTACAAGCAAAGAGCAAGTGCAGGACTTATTATTTCTGAAGGCACTTCTCCATCTCCCGATGGTATAGGATATTCTCGTATTCCCGGTGCATACTCGGATGAACAAATCGAAGGGTGGAAAAAAATTGCAGATGCAGTTCATGCAGAAGGAGGTAAGATCTTTGTTCAGCTTATGCATACTGGAAGAATTTCTGCAAAAGCTAATATGCCAGAAGGTAGTATTACAATAGCACCTTCAAGTATTCAAGCGCCTGGAGAAATAAGTACTGATACTGAAGATGGAATGGTTCCCCATGACATGCCTAAAGAGATGACGTTAAAAGATATAGAACGCATTCAAAACGAATTTGTATCCGCTTCTAAAAGATTAATTAATGAAGCTATGGTTGATGGTGTAGAATTACACGCAGCAAATGGTTACTTGTTAAATCAGTTCCTTAACCCAAAATCAAATCAAAGAACAGACCATTATGGTGGATCTGTCTTGAATAGGACTCGATTTGTCATAGAAATAGCTCAAAAAGTAACAAATGAAATCGATGGCAATAAGGTAGGTCTACGTGTTTCACCTTATGGTGAATTCAATGACATGAAGGCAGATTATGAAGACTTAGAAGATACATTTATTCATTTAGCAAAAGAATTATCGATTCTGAATCTTGCTTATATGCATATTGTGGATCAGCGAGTAGCTTTTGGTGCACCTGATTTTACACTAAACATTAAAAAAATTATTAAGGATAACTTTAAAGGGACAGTTATATCAGGAGGCGATGTAAATACTCGAGAAAAGGCAGAAGCAATTTTAGAAAATGGTCTCGACTTGGTATACATAGGAAGACCTTTTATTTCAAATCCGAACATGGTTGAAAAATTAAGAACAAATCAAACACTAGTAGACCCCAATCCTGATACTTTCTATACACCAGGCGAAGTAGGTTACACAGACTACTAGTCATAACTTTTATAAATTAAAAGAGTAGAGTCAATCTATACTACTCTTTTGATTTATAAAAGCCTTCTACAGTTTATTCATAACTAAGGTAGCGGCTGCCAAATCTTGGGTTCCTAAACCTACTAATTTGGCAATCGTTATATTATTTTTCTTAGTTACATAATCTTTGTTAGAGAATATTGATCCAAACTCAATAGTTTTATTTTTAAGTTTTGAAAATGATCTAATAGCATTAGTATATTCTCCAAATTTTAAGTTTAAATCTAGACTATCAACAAAGACGGTATCTGCTTTTTGAAAACAATCGAGATCTAGTTCTTTTTTGAAGGTGTCATCTGCTCCGATAGCAGTAACATGCTGTCCTTTTTGCAACCATTCTCCTTTTATCAAAGGAATTTTGCTTGAAGTAGTTGTGATTATAATTGTTGAGTTTTTTACGGCTTCTTCAACAGAACCAACAATGGTTATGGATATACTCTGAAGCGTTTTTTCTAATTTATTTTTTAATAAGATTGCGTTTTCTTTACTTCTACCGTATATAATCAGACTTGAAATAGTTCTTAAT
Coding sequences:
- a CDS encoding DUF6503 family protein, giving the protein MKYSITTLVLTLIAVSAMSAQNADQIVDKMINELGGKKAFYRLKNVTYDVEYKDPNTPMSLSSKETYVFDKERSYATYSEHSMLGSKGNVTEAYDGENVWVKFNGKISNDKQANDIARFWRKTNYYWFAMFFKLQDEGVNLQHIGNKKVEGRDYDLVKVTFGNNIGDAQDTYVLYVNKRTKLVDQLLFTVVAFGITEPELYKFHYETIDGIKIPTERVEISSNWKGEIVGKKWATTYWTNIKFNTTIDMNIFSK
- a CDS encoding alkene reductase: MNLFEEYNLGDIELKNRVVMAPLTRSRAENNIPNELMAKYYKQRASAGLIISEGTSPSPDGIGYSRIPGAYSDEQIEGWKKIADAVHAEGGKIFVQLMHTGRISAKANMPEGSITIAPSSIQAPGEISTDTEDGMVPHDMPKEMTLKDIERIQNEFVSASKRLINEAMVDGVELHAANGYLLNQFLNPKSNQRTDHYGGSVLNRTRFVIEIAQKVTNEIDGNKVGLRVSPYGEFNDMKADYEDLEDTFIHLAKELSILNLAYMHIVDQRVAFGAPDFTLNIKKIIKDNFKGTVISGGDVNTREKAEAILENGLDLVYIGRPFISNPNMVEKLRTNQTLVDPNPDTFYTPGEVGYTDY
- a CDS encoding ornithine cyclodeaminase family protein, with amino-acid sequence MIHITFEQIQSLIKIKDLFEPVKQSFIDYNSSRLIGVPVNLLHFPNNSDAHIKTAAIEGYEYFSIKVATMFPNNRKQNNSPYNGSIFLFDSATGELKAILEDKGILTDLRTAAAGAVITDFVVSPQSTRVSVIGTGIQAYYQVLALSKLRTISSLIIYGRSKENAILLKNKLEKTLQSISITIVGSVEEAVKNSTIIITTTSSKIPLIKGEWLQKGQHVTAIGADDTFKKELDLDCFQKADTVFVDSLDLNLKFGEYTNAIRSFSKLKNKTIEFGSIFSNKDYVTKKNNITIAKLVGLGTQDLAAATLVMNKL